CCCAATCGCATGGGCGATAGTCGAACTCGTCGGATTAATTACGAAAGTCAAACGATTTGTTCCACAAAACCCCTGaagaataattattagaaTATTGGTACAAATGATCCACTATTTTGCGTCACTATCTCCCGGCCTAAATTGGGTGGTTTTTTTGGTCTCGATTTTATCAGTTAAAActgttaattgtaatagaaccCTTCTACGACATGACGTGTTGCCGTTTAATTAGACGTTTATTGTATAAAGTTTGTGCAAACAATCGTCGTTAACGCTTTAAAACTTTGAGTTAATGGGTGACACAATTCGGTATTGCAATTATAATTGTCATAATAAAAAGTTGTCTAAAAGTGacgtaatttgttttaatatcttaattttttaaacagtggcgctataacctttttaggtctcagatttctgtatatgttcatgatcatttttcaatctaataggcaagtaggtgatcggcctcctGTGCTTAAAACACGCCatagactttttgggtctaaggccggtttcctcacgaatTTTTTCACCGTGCAAGcgaaaatgcgcacatagatagaaatccattggtgtacagccgcgaattgaacctacgacctcaaggagcCACTAGGCCGACACTGCTACATAGTTTGTAAATTATCGTCTGTGATATGATTCTATTATTatctaaattttgtttttaactaagtggttatttgtttattaaagtttatcaCATCATACAAAATACTAAATCTACGGTATTTACACAATTTAGGTAAACATgaatgtaacaaaaatattaaaaaatacaataaaaatatatacaagttaaaataaaaataccagaaatttttgttaagcaataaaaaattaccagcAAAATAGCGGATTAGGTTCGAGATAAGCACTTAACAAAGCTTTCTTTATAACCGATCaacccactaccgaatatatccagctgGTTAAAGATGAAAGCGTCTAAAAGAGATAaagcattaaaatatattatttattttgtatacagaATGAATCCAGTAACGttcttttcaaataatttatattaaacttgaTTTTGCTTCAATAATTTACTCACATCACTGTTTAACATGAATATTTCGACATtgtaaatcaaatttaaaccAATGCATAATAGGACGTCCCAAATTCAATTGATATCTGTTTTATTGTTGATTTCattgaattgtttattttatcgtCAGTCGACCCAACATTTACAAACGATTGTTCTTTTGATGACCAACATTTACTGTTAcatctcattaaatttttatgattctCAATCATGGCcgaatcattattttaaattatatttgttattaacgTTCTAGTTCTCTAGCAACGTAGCTTCTGGCAACGCACCTGTAAgcatcctgcccgtttgccccatgttctataaaaaagtaatcacGAAAccgaaataaaatttaaaaaatcaagaaaTTTGGAAAAATAGTTCTGTAATCCTACAGTCCTCTATCGCTTCTGTATggaataaatttttcttactctttatttaaaaacacatagATCAAAACGCGATCTCTTTattgtacaaatatttaattttaatttaaaataaaaatattgccaaCGTATAGTTTCGATAGCTACAAGATTTCTTCTGATAGAAGGGTGTTTCAAATGCccaattatgtatattaagtattatgtattagTGAACAGCCTTAGTTAAAATGAACTACTATCAGAAAAACACATTCAGTTAGCTATACAATTACTTAGATTAAACTTATAGAGATAGTCCGAATGGTTGAAgcgttttgttttaaatgcgtaaatataacaatattttctaaGTCAAGGAAcaattttcgaaaattataGGAAGTGTAGTAATGACTTTTTAATATGTTGATGACGATCCAATTATGATAAGAAATAgtttatttcaaagaaaaacatGAAAAAGAAAGGATTTATATATGGTGAAGAGTAAAAACATACTCAAATCAATCGTGAGCGAGAATGAATGTAGTAAAAAGTTGTTTTGTCTTATTCTTCTGTTTGTTAGTGCAAGGTACGTACTTTAAGCCGTGATCGTGGCTTCAGACTTCGTTATTTGtttcgtaatattttttttatctattaggCAAGTAGGAGATAAGGCCCCTAGGCCTGACACGTTAGTGAttattttctgtaataaaaatgttgtaaatatCATCAATGTATGCTAAATGTGACTTTAAATCTCGTGGCATGACAGTGGAAATCTTGGCCAGCTATAGAAATTTTAATCATTCGATGTccgaataattaaaatttggacTAGTAATCCACCCAGTCATTATACTACGGCGATATACcgcataaatatattatttgttacagATGTTGTATGCCGACGACGTGTGCACTTAAGACACGATGGCAGGATAGTAGGTGGTTACAATACAACCATACAGAGTTTCCCTTATCAAGTATATCTCTTGCTGAGAAAGGGAAAGGACTATTACCAGTGTGGGGGATCCATTCTGAACGAAAATAATGTCTTGACTGCCGCGCATTGCTTGACCGGGTATTTATTTCCACAGTGAACTAGACACATTAATATagctttacaaatatataacatagtaGGACAAAGAACATATTCCACAGAAAATAATACGATACATAGATagcaataaaacatacaaagggtattaaaaatagtcataataggtaataatacataaataacatacattaattaacaGATAAATCCGgatttatagtttatataacTCGGCGTTTCGTAGCAATCGTTTTTTAAAGCACTCAAACCATCAAATTATGTTATCAATAATTATATCCgtcaaatgttttaattaaatatgtaataattgtaaacCAAAGACTTCACGAAAGATTATTTCAAACACTTCTTAATGTACGTACAcgtatttagataatatttaaacatttagcctattttttaacttttcagTCTTGCAATGTATTCATTTCATAGCAGTTATGATATACTCGTCGTTTGTTTTacttcagttttttttttatattttgtttatctttgttttcttttatattatagagatGTGAAgataactaatataattaataatcaaattatgtGTTATAGAATGGAAGAGGTGTTCGTACGCGCCGGGAGTACGGATTCCTTCAGTGGTAGTACCCAGTATGAAAGCAAAACTTTCTTCCAGCATCCTTTATACAATACAGCTACAAGCGATTATGATGTCGGCTACGTCCGCTTACCTACACGCATGACTATAGATGGACAGAATACTAAGAGAACAACACTGGTAGCAAGGAACACTGCTATTCGTGCTGGCCAAAACGTCACTGTCAGTGGCTGGGGAGCTACAGCTGTAAGTGAATTTTGTCTTCTAAcaaaggcagaatacaaagtACCATCCCTATCACCTGGAAGTCCATCGTTGCATAACTGAGGGTTTTTTAAAGCAGTTGCCGCATCACTATGTGGAATCAGTGGCCATCTAAGTATTACCGAACccattcgacttagggtccttcgagaaaagagcgtaccaacttTTAACAGGCCGGCATCGctcttgcgagccttctggcaatgtgagtggtCAAGGGCGgttcatttaacatcagatgagcgtCCTGCCCGTTTTTTCCAGGTTCTATAAAAAGCGATGTTTTGTCAGACATCctaaaatatctatttattacagtaattataagtttttatttattaactcttCGTaacttttacatataaaaaacaggTTTCATAATTTAGGCGGGCGGCTTTATCGCTAACAAGTGatatcttccaggcaaccataGTATGGAAAAATAGCATACTGAGGGTAAAGGTAAAAGAagttcataaataattaacaaaaaactataacGTGTAGTACtataattatacaatactaaactaaaaaactgCAGCATTGCAGACCACATGGTCAGCCATGACCGCTACCAcctccttcaattaattataatgggtaaaatccaggCTAAACGGCGTTTTGGTAGAAGGAAGAAATCATGGCTTCGCAACGTTAGGCAGTGGACAGGTATTGTGACTGTgaaagagttgctgcatctggcacaggacacGGACAGGACTGACGGCCAACATCAAGCAATGGAGAGGCAccaaaagaagaagaatttaaaataaaagaacagTAAAGCTAATCTGTTTTGGTAACCTTTTCCAGGAAAAAGGTGACACAAGTGACACTTTGATGGCTGTGCAAGTACAAATAGTAAGCAACGAAGATTGTCGCAAATCGTACGGAAACACTATTACGTCCAGAATGTTTTGCGCAGGAGTTCCTGAAGGAGGCAAGGATTCATGCCAGGTATAATACCAAGCTATATAAGTAGAAGTAAATTGACCGTTCTGGGTTGTTTTACAGAAAATCTAAgtcttatttataacaatgaaACCCAACACGATCCCCATGATTCCCTTGTATACCAGACAGAAACTAGATAACCACACATTTGGCAAgaatatattgtaaaactttttttttcctacATCATCAATGGAAATGTGGAAAAAACAGGGGCAATGTACTTGCGACACAAGTGCTTTTCTTCGCTAGTCTTACTTCACACAGATAAGTCTATTAAGATAAGGTTAaattgtagatattgataaaTTGGTTATAAATAGatctatataattatattatataatataatagtaaaaagGTTAGTCAACATCACAGGAGAcggaagagctggcagctacctcggacaaagaattagttaGCTAAGGGGGAACGCTGTCAGTATCTTCGGAATCATTCCTAAacggactccttttaataatatattttagttattatattttaaggttagttattattttttgttccaTTTATATAACGTACGTTATAtaggatttatttataaccacAAAACAATTTAAGGGTAAATGATTCACGTGAAGACCGCCAATTAAATCGATTTTGATTTAAAGTTAATACTTGAATATCGTTTTAGGGTGATTCCGGTGGACCTGTGGTATTTTCTTCGAACACACGGCAACTTGGTGTAGTATCCTTCGGTATAGGCTGTGCTCGTAAGGGAACACCTGGAGTGTACACAAACCTTGCCAACCCTCAAATTCGCAGGTGGATAAGATTGAATACGGGAGCATGAAGTAGGAATCCATATCGATGGCCATGGTTTTTTGGACGCTGATTAATTAAGGGCGCTGTTTTCTGcacgtttattatatttgttgttgaatattttgtttaaattatttaccatCGTAATATAACTTAATTGAGGAtctcaatatttttgtaaagaatTGTTGAGTCGTTCTAAAtacgttaaataaaaaattgataaaaagaaTTGGTTCAAGTTAGTAGATAAAAAGGCTGAATTGACCGTATTGAAGTTTACggaattattcataaaaaattttttttcataactcTATGAATAACATGTTGTCTATATAAGACCCATAAAGCCAGTAATCCTCACTTCAATACACATTTGATGATAGATTTAGtgccaatataataataatttgatgcgatttaataagtaaataaatcaatggcgctacaatatAAAGGTATGGGTttaatgatcatttgtcattaaataggcaaataggtgatctacctcctgtgcctgatacacaccgtcgactttttggtttcctcacgatgtttttccttcaccgttcgaacgaatgttaaatgcgcacatagaaataaagtccattggtgcccaGCCAGTGATCAaaacgacctcagggatgagaatcgcacgctgaagccactaactAACTAacgatttaatataaaacttaaaaatatttacagtcTCTTCATCATGTTACCGTATTCGCTGACCCATCAATTTGTATGTAGTTCAAAACTCTCATCTCATTCGCAggtcatattttaattttaatattaacccATTCCATCTAATGAGATTTATCGGTGCGAACAAGATTGCTTGCGATGTACGGTTGCAGTGTAATTTATGTACAAGCTGATAATGAATTCCTGGAGTTCGTACTTCTAAAGGCTTAGAATAGTTTAACTTAGTAATTATAGTATGTTTAAAGGTgaaattccaaatttaaataatatttaaatttggattTTGACCCAAACGCAAGATTTGGGTCAACTTCTCACAAAGAAAACAGAGAATTTTCTCTCACATATTGGAGAGGTAGATCCTGAATTATACGCATTAGCTGTCTGAGATTGAGTTTTAATGTATATCTTAGTATGTAATACAAAGTTGAGTTTGTTCAAATACTTATATCTCAAGAACGGCTGAACCCGTTCAAAACCATGAAAATCGGTCGAAAAAGTTGATTTCATATATTCttcgtcccgaatagcagaatttaacatattagacaatttgtaaacatatttaatggagtacaaaatattcatttgttttgtaaCTGCCATGATAGGCGGTACAAAGTTTGCCTGGTCTAGTAGTAAGTGGATGGCATTACGCTATTGAGTTCTGAATTTACAAGAAGTTCGTTTTTTCACTAGATTCATCTTTAAGTTTTCTCTTAAtgccttattatttatttagaaatcaGCACCAACCAATACCTTACACAGCAGCCGTGACATTCCGTCTTGTGTCTAGTAAgaatattacaaacaaaatcgTATTCAATGCAAATTTAACGTACAAATCAATCGTACTCCACAATTACCCAAGTGTACGTGGGCTGAATAAGATCTTGTTCCTTTAAATAATGGACTGCAGTACAGAGTTGGAGTGCATTTTAGCTTTATCTCTACACATAGCACAGTTTGCCAAcagacatttaaattaatggaaattaaatatgtatttactaaaaaagataatataattttattactagccaacccgacagacgttgtcctgcatgataatTCAAACGGTTAGGATactaaacaaagtatgaaagtacagactgcagcgccatctgccgggctgatttgtgaatctaaaccatccagggtgCCACCCAAACGAATACAAAAAAGTGGAATACATGAACAGtagaagtatatatataaagatatggAACTAGAAGGCAAAGGACTAATTAAGAAGCCAGACAAAGTTAGAGATGTGTGCAATACACACTGTCGGTCAAAAGAAAGGGCAATTGCAGTGGGTGATACCGGATGGAGGGTACAAACAAATGTTAATTAACcacatgtaatgtaaaatcTCAGGGATACTTCAAGGTCTAACTTAACACTATACTTGTTAACCACATAGAACGCTAAGTAAACGGCTAGAGTCTGTCTAATTGAatatggtatccctaaaagtttcatatattttgtggattaaacttgcTTGAtacttgatattattttttacatttatagtaacttttatttctatgaaattaaatactatacgtatttagtcttttactattgatatttaaaatgactagcattgcatggaaaactacaactatatttattataaaacacaactttattcggaataatcaaatcctgcgaaagaaacgaaatattatatcaaataaaacaaagtttaggctattatacatgttaactattcggaaaaaatatataatgactaattgcatgaagtatcaagacaatcatactaacctaagaaattcaatgatattatgtgttgccatccgaacGTTTTCaagtaattcaattatctttctttcattagccagactctagttACTCATATATCAGAATAATTCTAGTTCATTAATGTTACCATCGTAGtccaaaattacaaaaaccgAGTAAAACCCAGCCTTGTTAGAAACGTTAGAAGCTTCAAACAAAGGATTGAACTCGTAATTATATCCATGAATTctgtgtaaaataattttgcaattaaCAATGTCCCTTTGTATTAACagagaaataattttacatgCGACTGTAAGCTACACAAGTGTTTTGTGTTAGTTTCATTGAGAATTCAAAGCaggtaaacattttcagtTGCATAAATCGTTTTCACGATTTCCACGAACCGCGAAATTGCCTTTTGTTGATGGAGAAAAATGCGACTCTTTTGGAAGGACACCAAGTGGAAAAACTATTGTTTTTGTCTATGTTGATGTATGTTTCAGCGCGAATACAGAATAATAAAGATTGACGAAAAAATGTTGCATACTTTTTCTGTGCCTATTTGTATGAGACCAATATTAGCAAGTTATCACTGTTATAGATATAAATTGCGTTCAGTAGGTATTCCGTATAACcgcgacgtccgtcgttccagaACCGAGCCTTGTTTAGGCAGCCGTTTTTtgccactatgtggaaccagcccACTCAAGTATATCCGaacaaattcgacttagggtctttcaagaaaagagcgtaccaattctttaaatgccggcaacgcactcgcgagccttctggcattgagagtgtccatgggcggcggtatcacttaatattaggtgagcctcctgcccgtttgccccctgttctataaaaataaattaaattgcttttcttgttatacttataaaacacgaaactatttaatttttatttaatacaaaaagggAAATACTTAGTTCGGTAATacagattattaattttaaaattaatccaATTGAcgaagataaaaatattattcaagaCTACCCTCCCTTTGTCAACAATTGTCAATGTTAGGGGAAACTGAAGAGTTGTCAAAGTTCACTCCttgtattcaattttgttATCTAAACTCTTCAAAAGAACTTATTCTATTCACTGTTAATTGTTTTCGCGATGACAATGTTCCAAGCTTTTCTTGAGGACGACGGAGCTGTCCAACTGTCGAAACTTTACTCATTTATTTTGATCATGCAAATCCGAAAGTATACTCTTCTTCTTTTGATTCTTTAAGCAGTTTTTCACTTTAGTTAAATACAATTCAGTGAAAAATTCCTTAGTAATCGTATcgctaaatttaaatttcgaactaAGAATGTCAAGGCGGATATTATGACACACCATAAACTCAGAATACCACCATAAACATATCGTTGCTGCATCttgaaaaacacaaaaaaactattaataagAGAAAAGAGTTTCTTCCCATATCTTCTAAACCGTTACGGGCTAAATttgaactggtagtaaatgtctatacattatatatatgatatgatatgataatttagaatattttttatagtataggAGGCAAACTGGCAGACGAGATACTAAAGCGCTAACCGCTGCTCTTGGACGCCTACTCTTTGCTCTTGGACTTCCGGGTATATTGGCGACCTTTGAGGGAATGGCACGATCTTTTCTAAGGAAGGCTACGATGGATTTGGAAATACCTCTAGCAGTTGGTTGCAACACCAACTACATGTGGTGCGTGATGATATTCACATCGaagttttctattattatttttttcgtgaattatatatttatttaaattaaacctaaaactatcaatcaaatatacagtatttacaattttcttaacttacatagtaataataaaaatgattaaaaactaaaacaaattgaaaaagtttggtccctgtggcagtgtaccttttaCGCTGGCAGCAtctcctcgctgtattgcgatacttattcgttgagcgagaagAACACCAGCTCCGGGGTCACCACCCAAGAGTCTCAACTCCAAAGAGAACAAAACAGAAGTCAGAGGAAAGAAACTTTAAGCCGTTGATATTATATTacgttacctatatgaataaattacagttaaatatgtatgagTGTCGCATTAGTTATAACCAAACAAAATCCaactttttataagttttgtaATGCAATTATTGCATAAACTACAATATTTCTTTAgacctataaatatattaggcACGGAATCATTTCATATAAATCAAAAAGACTCAGTCGCACACGCGTAATTAAACTGCGTTATTactattatgaaaatatggcCCAAATAGTCAAGGACGGCGTTGCTTGTCGGTCATGCAATTTTGCTGTATTTCTCTTTTAATGTAAGTAACACGCagaaaaatcataattgaaaaatacaacaaaacaATAGCTTCAATGAACATTCAACCCATTTTAGCATTTTAacgtaataatacaaattcgtTTAAACCAAAAGCAGAAAGACAAAAACGAAATCAGCGATAGTTTTTACTTTGCCGATATGATTTCGATATCACgtattgcaataaaaataggaATATTCAAAACGTTATGATAGCAATTCAATGCACTGTGAAAATGAAACTGGTTGGCCtgtcataacatttttaaaaaagggAAATCTCCAATAGATTTCGGCTGTTTTTTGAACACTGATCAGTATGCAACTACTAGTggtgacgactcattggtctagtggttagtacccctgactgcgaatccatgggttccaggttcgatccccggctgaggcgaacatcgatgtaatgagcatttggtgttgtgcttaggtcttgggtgtttaaatatgtatttatatgtacctACCTATCTTACTACGTGCGCATTTACACTTTCGTTTGGTACGAGAAGATATTCCTAATAAACCAGTTTGTTTAAGACCCCAAAATAGACGCCGTGTCAAAGAACGATCATTATAAGTAAAAACCAGGCCTAGGGATTTCATACATGCATTGTATTGCTGATACTGTTAAGTATACTTAGGTTAAGAATAACTGTATCAAACTTATCAACTTCCTTGTACAGAGGTGCTAAAACGACCTTTTTTATGGCAGGaggtaggaggctcacctgatgttaagcgaCACCGCCGCCACACTCAccttgccagagggctcgcaagtgcgttgtttGCCTGTTAAGAATGGGTTACCCTTCTTGGAGttaccctaagtcgaatagattcggaaatactttagtggacagctggtttcacatagtggtgatgcaaaaactgccttaaaaccGCTCacttgtggaacgacggacgtggatacgggtggaatttcgcaTTGTGCCTGACGGCCGATGATGAAATCGTCCGTCAGCGAAAGACCTATCGACATCCGAAGAACATGTTTCGATTTGCTAAGAATTCACGACATATGTCAGGCTCAGAACTTTGATCGTCTTCCGTATGAAAGTTATCAACATACAGGACAGGTATAAATcactaaaaactaaacaaat
The Pieris napi chromosome 17, ilPieNapi1.2, whole genome shotgun sequence DNA segment above includes these coding regions:
- the LOC125058100 gene encoding trypsin-2-like, giving the protein MNVVKSCFVLFFCLLVQDVVCRRRVHLRHDGRIVGGYNTTIQSFPYQVYLLLRKGKDYYQCGGSILNENNVLTAAHCLTGMEEVFVRAGSTDSFSGSTQYESKTFFQHPLYNTATSDYDVGYVRLPTRMTIDGQNTKRTTLVARNTAIRAGQNVTVSGWGATAEKGDTSDTLMAVQVQIVSNEDCRKSYGNTITSRMFCAGVPEGGKDSCQGDSGGPVVFSSNTRQLGVVSFGIGCARKGTPGVYTNLANPQIRRWIRLNTGA